GGCCATATTTAGCGGGTAACAAAGTGTCTTCAATGGTCAGAGCCGCCACGCCTGCACGCTCTAATTCAACAATGGTGCGCATCACATTCAACGCATTACCATAGCCATGATCGGCATCAGCAATAATGGGTAAGCGTGCCACACGGCCAATACGGGTTGCTTGTTCTGTAAACTCACTCAAGGTAATCAGGGCAAAATCTGGTGCGGCTAACACCTGTAATGACGCCACAGAACCCCCTAAAATGCCGACTTCAAAACCAAGATCTGACGCGATACGCGCCGACATAGGATCAAACGTAGAGGCTGTGTAATAGCACTTATTACTGGTCAGCAACGCACGAAAGTCATTGCGCAAATCATGCTGTGAAGGTGTTGCCATAAATTACTCCAAAAGTAGTGCCGAATATCGGCTCAATTAATGGCGCAGCATTATACTCCGGTTAGCGGCTTTCTTCATTAAAATACCCTGTTAGGTACAGGCATTTATCGCTCTATTTCAGACAAAATCAGTCAAAAAAACCCGTTTGAGCGAACAAACGGGCTTATTCAATCGATCTTGATGATTAAATCATTTTTACATTGCGTGAGCTGGCCGCTCACACATAAAACTGTCGGCAACGTCGATATTCCCTTCGCCTTTGTAAAAGGCGACCTTAGGATACGGACACAACGGACGAGTTCGAGCGGCATTCCATGATGCAGGAATCTCTTCGTTGACTTCTCCCTCATTTCCCAACCCTCTTGCGGTTGCTATCACCTGCTCTGGTTTTTCTCCTTTTTCTACCCAGGCAACCAATGGCGATAACATATCAAATTGGTCTGTCGATTGACCACCACGACAATGGCCCATCCCCGGGATGGGGTAAAATTGGGCAAACTCATCCGCATGGCCATGATTGTTGGCATCTAAGGCGTTAAACCACGTTTCTGTATCCTGCACTGAGAAAATAGCGTCTGAAACGCCATGATACACCATCACTTTGCCCCCCTTGTCACGAAGGGTAGACAAATCTTCCGGCGAAGGTGGTGACATAAACGCCATCGCCGATTCATCGTACTCACCGTTCGTTGCGTATACTTTCGATACCAACTCGTCAATGTTCGCCTTCCAAACAAACTCTGCTCCGTTAAAGTGGCGAATGTTAAAGTCCTCCAGCGGTACCGGTGGCGTATTAAAAATCATCGCGACAGCGCCGGAATCACGCTGAATGGGCGCACTGTATTCCCACATCATGTGATCTTTACTGCTGATGCCGACATCGTAAGGAAAGGGGGAATAAAATACCTTACCATCGCTCGTGGTAACCCCGTTAAAAATTCGCTCAATGGCGTTTTTTTGAGGCTGAGAAAGACAATGACCATCTCGATCAGAGTCACACGTTGCCACATCTTTTTGAAGACTAAACGTCGCCTGACAAGCCTTTACATTCTGGATCATGCCATCTTTCGCACCGTCAAGTTCATCGCACTTTGCCAAAATAGCCTGTGACACATGGCGGCGCTCTGCAGGTGTAAAGGCGCTGCTCAACTCATTCTTATCCGTATCTGGAATTGAAGCATAAAC
The sequence above is a segment of the Marinomonas sp. IMCC 4694 genome. Coding sequences within it:
- a CDS encoding tannase/feruloyl esterase family alpha/beta hydrolase, whose product is MRCFLIPRSLMSVAIAGLTLSASAPHLAAALPQLQEASPSVLPSRCEDLPSLMFPNTVIASVETIANGTLTQGNQNIGEHCLVKGGMNQRISQSDGKSYAIGFEMRLPKQWNGRFLHQGNGGLDGVVKTAEGAMGGGPITSALMQGFAVISSDAGHDRGLPTFAYDPQARLDYGYQAVATLTPMAKSMINQAYGRGPDRSYFAGCSNGGRHAMVAAARYADDYDGILVGAPGYRLPLAAVASIAGAKVYASIPDTDKNELSSAFTPAERRHVSQAILAKCDELDGAKDGMIQNVKACQATFSLQKDVATCDSDRDGHCLSQPQKNAIERIFNGVTTSDGKVFYSPFPYDVGISSKDHMMWEYSAPIQRDSGAVAMIFNTPPVPLEDFNIRHFNGAEFVWKANIDELVSKVYATNGEYDESAMAFMSPPSPEDLSTLRDKGGKVMVYHGVSDAIFSVQDTETWFNALDANNHGHADEFAQFYPIPGMGHCRGGQSTDQFDMLSPLVAWVEKGEKPEQVIATARGLGNEGEVNEEIPASWNAARTRPLCPYPKVAFYKGEGNIDVADSFMCERPAHAM